From the genome of Triticum aestivum cultivar Chinese Spring chromosome 3B, IWGSC CS RefSeq v2.1, whole genome shotgun sequence, one region includes:
- the LOC123068461 gene encoding BTB/POZ and MATH domain-containing protein 1-like has product MEQSLPTTVSTCTSDTAMGKHVFKIVGYHLHKGLGVGKYIRSATFAVGGYDWCVRYYPDGYSSPECNGYISVYLELLSRNAEVRANYTFSLIDSGGGCAQPWSPFIRRFAHNYTSVDVSYGADMFIEQTALELVPYLRDDTVVIECEVKVIRWPRVQEETVLAATHIEVPPSDLSIHLGKLLDGKRGADVTFEVKGEVFPAHKIMLATWSPVFDAQVYGPMSDANATSKNIIVEDMEPPVFRALLHFIYTDSLPAMDDLDDGENQDMVKHLMVAADRYAMDRMKMICEGILCKSLEVETVAMTLALADQHHCSKLKDACVEFILSSNRMDDVVASQGYAHLKRSCPALMFDVFEKATKSRKI; this is encoded by the coding sequence ATGGAACAATCGCTGCCAACGACCGTGTCTACGTGCACCTCCGACACGGCGATGGGCAAGCACGTGTTCAAGATCGTCGGCTACCATCTGCACAAGGGTTTGGGCGTCGGCAAGTACATACGGTCCGCCACCTTCGCCGTCGGCGGCTACGACTGGTGCGTCCGTTACTACCCCGATGGATACTCATCCCCCGAGTGCAATGGCTACATCTCTGTCTACCTCGAGCTCCTGTCCAGGAACGCCGAGGTCAGGGCGAACTACACATTCAGTCTAATCGACTCGGGCGGCGGCTGCGCGCAGCCATGGTCGCCGTTCATCCGCCGCTTCGCTCACAACTACACCTCCGTCGATGTTAGCTATGGAGCTGACATGTTCATCGAACAGACTGCGCTCGAATTGGTGCCGTACCTGCGTGACGACACCGTGGTGATTGAGTGTGAGGTCAAGGTTATCAGGTGGCCGCGGGTGCAGGAGGAGACCGTGTTGGCCGCCACACATATCGAGGTGCCACCGTCGGACCTGTCGATTCACCTCGGGAAGTTGCTGGACGGGAAGAGAGGAGCAGATGTGACTTTTGAGGTTAAAGGCGAGGTTTTCCCTGCACACAAGATTATGCTTGCCACGTGGTCGCCGGTCTTCGATGCTCAAGTCTATGGACCCATGAGCGATGCCAATGCCACGAGTAAGAACATAATCGTCGAAGACATGGAGCCCCCTGTTTTCAGGGCCTTGCTTCACTTCATCTACACGGATTCGCTGCCAGCTATGGATGACCTTGATGATGGTGAGAACCAAGACATGGTTAAACACTTGATGGTGGCTGCCGACAGGTATGCCATGGACAGGATGAAGATGATATgtgaaggtattctctgcaagagcCTTGAAGTTGAGACCGTGGCGATGACATTGGCGCTAGCTGATCAGCATCACTGCAGCAAGCTGAAAGATGCCTGTGTTGAATTCATTCTCTCTTCAAACAGAATGGATGATGTGGTAGCAAGCCAGGGGTATGCACACCTCAAAAGATCTTGTCCTGCTCTCATGTTTGATGTCTTTGAGAAGGCTACCAAGTCTCGCAAAATTTAA